TGCATAAAGAGGAGTCGAAATAAAAATGGTGGTGAGAAGAAGTAAGGAGCGAATAAACAATGTGGTTTTCACTTCGGAATATGCGAAAGTTTTTAACTTTATATCAATCATAAAATTCATTTACAAACAGCCCTTGGGAAATCATCTGTGTATTTCTGCAGAAAATTTTGACGAATGTTAAAAGTTCTTGATGGCAACTATTAAGCATTCACCTCTAAGCCAAGATTTTCCTTTAAGCATTCCGGGCAGACACTACAGAGATGATGAGAGATTTTATTTATAGTAATTCTATCATTCATCTTTTTGTTTGCCTTATCCCTGTCATAGAAAACAATGCCATCAACTTGATTTAAGCCTTGACTCACCAGCAATCCCCGATCAATAAAAATACACTCCTTCTTCATCCCCTCATCCGGCTTAATTATTACCACCTTGACTATGTCCGGCAGTTTCCTGCTTTGTTTCAAGGCCTCATTTATAGCCAATGAAACTGTCACATTTCGGGCAACGTTGTGAACAGGACATAATGAAAACATTTTTAAGCCTTATTTTAAAAGCCTCAGAATATACTTCATTTATGCCCCAGGTTCATTTGGATCATCTATCCCACCGTGCCTTAAAACATCACAAACATGGGTTACAAAGCTTTGTGTTTTAAGATCATAAAGAGGGCCATTCTTATCTAATACCTTCCTTAAGTATTTAACAGCTTCATCAGCCTTAGGTAATTCCACTTCAGCGCTTTTAGCTGCCGGAGGTAATCTGTCAAAACCACGAGTTGTAAACCTGTAGGGATGATTCCCCGGCTGACAATGTTCGAAAGGCCACTATCATTATCGCGAAGCACAGTCATGCTAGTATCTTGCCAATTGGCAGGAAAAAGAGAGAAGGAACCTTCCTGTAGCAGGCATTCCATAATTCATCCTGAATAAAATAGGTACTAGAATCTAATTATCATAATGTCTGAAGCCGAGGCTTTTAAGACATGAAGGCGTAGATTGAGAAAATCCAAAAATTATGCGATTCCCCTTATCATCCTTTGGAGTAAGCCAGTTGAATTTCTCATTTGTTGCACTGCTTCTTGGCACACTTGATAAGGTAATTTGAGGGTAAATCGATTCAACCTGCGAAACCAAAATACAGGGTTGGTCAATATCAAAATTTATGATGTTAATACTGTGAGGGTAATTTACATGCAACCGAACAATAAAATTATTAATCTGAATACCGTCATCAAGCTTAAATGGTGGTATTGTCAATCGAATGTCATTATCTGGATCAACACGAGAAAGCGGCTGACCTGTTATTTTTTCAACAACGTTTGCGTTCATACCGATACTATTTCTAAGCTCTGAGGCAAGTGACCATAAAGATTCTGTATTCATATTTTTTTCTTCTGCACATAAACACGCTGAAAAAGACAGGGAAGTACTAATAAGTAAAAGTCTCGCCAGGTTACGGTTTCGACTTTTTAGCATCATACATCTTGCCATAATGTTCCTCATAAACCTCGTCTGTAAGCGAACTGGAAGCAACTTCTCCGCGTCTATATATTTCACCGATTGCTTTGCTTGCTGCGTTACGTGTAATCTTACCGCCATCCATATCTTTAAATATTTTAATATACTTAATCTCGTTTTGTGATCCAGAGACTGAGCCTATATCTACTCCCATATTGTGATAAATTTCTCGCCTAACCTCAATTTCATTCAACGTGGCATAACCTTCATCATTGAGCATGCTATTCACAAAATTGGTTCGAGATGTTAAATCTTGAGTATAAGGGCTAGTGGCGTGCCCCAATTCGTGGGCAAGGGTAATAACACCCTCATCGTCATTCGCCATATGTTCTGGATCCAGAACCATAAGTTTGTTATCAGTATCTGTCCAGGAGCCTGAACCTGGCACGTTTGGTGCTATATTCCACTCATCATCCAGCAATTTTTTCAAATCTTGTTGCATTTTAGGTGAGCTGTTTATTTTCTCTATCACACCATCGCTAAAAGGCATAAAGAGTTTCTTGCTTTTTTCATTACTGTAAACATAATCCCCTTTCAGCGGCGGCGGTGCTTTATATTTCGCGATCGGTTTTTGAGCTGGAGGAGACGCAGTAGCGGTTGCCGCTGGTGCGGCATGTTTTACCCCACTTTGCGGAGAGAAAAATCGCTCTACGGCTGTGTGAATATCGCCTTTATGACCCGACCCCGGTGCTGCGGTTGGCGCAGGTGTTCCATCAGTGTTGAGATGCAATTTACCGCCGGTGGTTATATGTCCATCCTCTTCAACAAAAAAGTTAAACGATTTACCGATCAGATTGATTTTGCCGTTAGCGTTCAGCTCAATCGCACTGTCACCGGAGACCAGCCGAAGCTGCGTACCAGAGGCGATAATAAATTGCTCAACCGCAGCATCAAGTTTGCCTTTTCCGGTGAGGTTTTCTGTTTGCCCTTTTACGACATGGATCTGGTTGGCTTCAACGCGATGAAGCTCGTTTTTGCGCACATAATGACTGTGATTACTGCCAATGGAATGTGAAGCATCGTTTTTAACATGTACATCCAGATTACGCTCGGCCTGAATCCACACCTGCTCCTCCCCCGCCTTATCTTCAAAGCGCAGGGCGTTGGCGTTATCTACCGAGCCATCTTTTGAGCGGCTAAGGAAACCCATCTGTGTTGCGGCAGCGGGCAGTGACCATGGCGGCATGCTCGCTTCGTTGTAGACGCGCCCTGTCACAATCGGACGGTCCGGGTCGCCGTTGATGAAGTCAATCACCACCTCATCCCCCACGCGCGGAATTTGTACCCCGCCGAAGCCCTGGCCTGCCCACGCGCTCGACACGCGCACCCAGCAGGAGCTGGTGTCATCCCCTTTCGCCTGCCGGTCCCAGTGGAACTTCACCTTTATCCGGCCATATTTATCCGTCCAGATACTCTCGCCCTGCGGGCCGACCACCTTCGCCGTCTGCGGGCCGTGGGTTTTCGGCCACGCCGTCACCGGCGCCGGGCGGAACACCACGGACGAGGGAATGACGGTGAAGTCGGTGCGGTGCACCGTCTCGCCGTCCGACCCGCTGGCGTAGCGGTTCTCCTCGAGGAAGTAGTTTGCCTCGGTGGTCAGGTACTCGCCGTTATCGCTGAAGAACGGCGCGTTGTAGAGCGCAAAGGTGTGGCCCGGCGCGATACCCGTCGCTGTGGCGGTGGCCTGAATCTGCTGGTGCTCCACCTGCCAGCGCTCCTGGCGGATGCGGGCGTAGTATTCGCCGTGACCGTGCTCGACAAAGCGTCCAGGCCAGTCGTAGACGTCAATGCTTCCCGGTTGTGGAGAGGCAGGGTTCTGCCGGGCCTGGAACAGCCACGCGTTCGGTTTGCGGAAGTCGTAGTCATCGAGGCTGTAGATACCCGGCGTCACGCTGTCCTCCAGCGCCCACTGGCTGATGCCCTCTTCGCTGGTGCTGCCGCCGGACGGCGTCGGGTGGTAGGGAATGGTTTCGTACCCGCTGAAGGGCTGATGTTCGGTGGCGGCGTCCGTCAGCACCATCACGTGCCGGTCGGCTTCGTGACTGAAGTGGTAGGCAATGCCCTCAAGCTCCATCAGGCGGCTGATGAAGTCAAAACTGCTCTCCTGGTACTGTACGCAGTAGCCCCAGCTCCGGTAGCTTCCCGTCAGGCGGTCCTCAAGGTTCACCTGGTATTCACCAAGCAGGGTCTTCACGATTTGCGGCACCGTCTGCTCCTGGAAGATACACAGGTTGCGGTCGCGCTTCATCGGCCACACGTCCGGCTCCACCGTCAGGCGGTAGACCGCATACCGTGTCCCGGACATCTCCGTGGCGCTCACGGCCACGCGGGTGATTTTGCCGTTGAAGTGGCGCATGCCTCCGGCAATCCCCTGCGTCGGCACATTCACCGTCACCGGCTGGCCGAGCAGCTGGCTGCGGTCGATACGCGCGTCGGTGCCCAGCACCGTCAGGGAGAAGGCAAACGCTTCAGACAGCGCCTCGCGACCGGTGAGTTTCCAGAAAAGCAGGCCGTCTACCGGCAGCTTGACCGTAATTCTGTTCAACATAGTGATTAATCCCTCAAAAGCGACTATGTCAAAGCGCACCTGAAATTATCGGTGCGCTTGTTGTTTTAATAAAATTGCTGTGTGTTTGATGGCGATTAAGGTGCCAGCATCAATACCTTGAACTGGCTCGGCACGATGCGCATGCCGATTGCGTTGGTGGAGTTTTGCAGGCTTACGCTGGTTAAGCGCGTCGCCGGCGTGCCTTTCAGCAGAACGGTAAAGGCGCCCGTCAGGTGTCGGGATGGCCCCATCACGGTGCCGGATGCAACGCCGGTCGCGACACCGGGGTTATCGCCATTGGTGAGCGGCGTGACCGTCGCCATATTGTGCGCGGGCATCCCCATAAAAAGGATATTCAGCGCATTCGGGATCGCCGTTGGCCCAAGCGCAATATCCGGATAGGGAATAGGTGTGGGAGCAGGCATTGGCGTCAGGCAGACGTCCGGAAACGCCAGGTCAACGCCCATCAGCTGGCAGTTAGCAAACATACTCTCTCCTTACCCCATATGGATCTGTTCAGAATCAACTTTGGTGATCGCTTTTGAAGTGATTACCGTGTTCTGTGCATGCATGCGCAGATAATCCTCTGCTTTCATATCCAGCTGCCCGGCACGCACATGCTCCATCTGGCGCGTGGTGCGAAACAGCTGCTGGCTGATTTGCGTCACCGTCTGCCAGACCGATTCCGCCCGCTTGCCGACAATGCGCGAAAGGGATACCCATGCGGAGATCTTGTCGCCGCTGTAATTCATCTCGCTGATATGACACTCCCCTTTTGCCGCACTGATATTGAGCGCTTCACTGCTCAGGCTCAGTGCACCCTGGCTGGCAATATGCAGATCGCCCTGTACGCTCAGCTCTGCGGCAGAGGCCGGATTCTGGCGCTCCAGCACCGCGAGAAGCCACATCTGGTTATCAACGGCGCTAATCAGGACCGTATCGCCCGCCTGCGGAGCGATGACGCAGCTCACGGCGCGACGGCAGTGCCAGCCGCGGCCTTCGCTTTCAACCATCAGGCTGCCATCCTCAAAGCAGTGAGTGACCTGTGCGGAGAACTGCCCGCTGGGGATCGCCGCCATCAGCAGCTGGTGATTAATATTCGTCATAATGAGTCTCCGTAAATTCTGCTATGGCGTTCGGCGCTCCAGGCTTCCGCCGCCAGTAACTCTTCGTCATATTCAAGGATGCCTTTACGATCGGCAAAGCGCGCGTTGTCCTGCCGGGCGCGATGAAAACGGGTACGCGAAAAACTCGCACCACGAAAATCCGCCAGCCGGACATCGGCGGCAGAGAAGTCCGCATAAGTCAAATCACACAGGGTGAACTCCGCCTCCTGCGCGGTCGTCTGCTGCAGGATGCTCTGGAAGAAGCGGCTCTGCTTAAAGGAGGCCTTATTAAGCGTCGCGCCGACAAATATTGCCTGATCGAACAGGCTGCCCTGCGCCTGCGCCCCGCTTAAATCCGCTTCCATAAACAGCGCCTGCGTAGCATTCACGCCGCGAAGCTGTGCCTGCTTTAATGATGCGCCTTTAAAGTTACACTGCGTAAGCTGTGCGCCGTTGAAGTCAGCGCCATCAAGCTGGTTATCGGTAAACTGGCAGCCGGTGAATTTATGCTTTGCATAGTGCTTGCCGCGCTGGTCGCAGTTGAAAAAGACCGTGCGCTCAAACTGGCTAGCCTGCAGATCGACATCACGCAGATCGATACCAAACAGCGTAGTCATCAGATTAGTGCAGTTATTGAGCTTCGCTCCGCCAAGCGGGGTCTCATAAAAGGTGGAGCGATCGAAGGTCGAGCCGCTGAATAGACTCTGCTCCAGTGCACAGCGCATAAACTGGCTGGTATCGCTGCTTATGCGCGAAAAATCACTCTTTGCCAGATTGCAGTCATTAAAGACGCAGCGAGTCAGCATTGCGCCGCTGGCGGTAATGCCCGCCATCTCGCACTGGTTGAAAACCGTCTCTTCCAGCGTCGTAGCAGCAAGATTCGCGCCGCTCAGCTGACATTCGGTAAAAACGCTCTCTTTGAGGTTCGCGCCTTGCAGATTGGCCCCCTGCAACGACACCTCCTGAAAAATCGCCCCGGAGAGATCGCAGCCCTGTAGATCGAGTCCGTCCAGGCTGAACTCCATGATCGCTTCGCCGCCCTTTATTTTCTGCTGTAACTCTGCGGCCGTTAATCTCTTCATATCACCTCCCCGTCACGCTTCGGCAATGTTTTAACCCGTTTGGTGTAAGCGCCCTGGAGCTGCGTCGTCTCGCTGGTAAAAGATTGCGACAGATCGGCACGGAACAGGTTGGCAAAGCTAAGATCGGCCCCTTCGAGGCGGCTTTTCTGCAACATCGCCCCCATCAGATTCGCTTCGTTAAGCCGTGCGCGACGAAAATCGGTACGAATAAACATGCTGCCGGTGAGAGTTGCGCCGCTAAAATCCGCCGCTTCGCACTGCGCCTCGCTGAGATCGCTATTATTGAGCCTGGCCCGGGTAAAGCGCGCGCCGGTTAACACCGCCTGACGCAGGTTGCTCTGCTTAAGATGTGCACCGCTGAAATCTGCTCTGGCAAGCGTGCCGCCAGAGGCCACTGCGCAGGTCACCAGCGTGACACCCGCGAAATTCGCCTCTTCCAGCTGGCTTTCGACCCATGAGCAACTCTCCAGTTGAGCCGCAGCGAAGCTGGCATGCTGGAGCTCGCACTTGATAAAGCTGGTTTTATTCATTACCGCATGGCTGAAATCCGGCTTCGGTAGCGTCAGCTCCATAAAGACACCGCTATCAATAGTGGCGTAATTAAAGCGGCACTCACTGAAGCCTGTCTCGCGGAATAAGAGATTATTCAGGCGGGCATGGCTGAAGTCACACGTGTCGAACAACGCGCCGGTCATCTCGGTTTCATTGAACTGCGCGCCCTGAAAGCCGGTGCCTTTACACTGCGCCAGCGCCAGGCTGGCCTTGTCGAGGCAGCAGTCGCGCAATGAGGCATTTTGTAAATCGGCGCGCGCCAGCATCGCCTGAGTAAAGTTCGCGCCATCAAGCTTACAATCGCTTAAATTCGCGCACTCCAGCAGGGTGTGAGTAAAGTTTGCGCCGCTCAGATCCATGCCGGAGAAGTCGGCCCCGGTTAAATCGAGCCCGCTAAAGTCGCCGCCCTGCGCCATGGTGCGTTCGGCACGCTGGCGAATGATGAGTGCGATATCGCCGGTCAGTTTTATTGCCGGCGGCTGTTGCGCAGCGGACATCAGGTACATCTGATGCAGTGCTTCACGGCTTTGCGCCAGCTTCTTCTCGCTCATCTGCGAGACGTTGCGCTCGAGCATATCATTCATACGGTGCATCGATTCCGGGCCGCGCGGGCGATTTTCATCATTTGCGGCGTCAGGGTATTTTGCTTCCATCTCCGCTTTACGTGCCTCGGCCTGCTGCTGCATTTCCGCTGCTTTACGCTCCATCTCTTCGATAAACTCAGGCAGTTCATCAAGTTTGGGCAATTCAGGTTCATCGAACGCTTTCATCAGGTCGCTGACATCGCCGCCCTGCGCTTCCAGCCGCGCCCGGTGCTGCTCACGCAGCTGTGTGGCACGCGCATTCTGGTTCTCGCGCATTGGGCTGTGATTTTGCTGCACCTCATTGTCGATCCACGGGCCGATAGCCTCTTCCGGCACCAAATCTTTTTCACGGAAGGCAAACAGCGCCCCCTTCTCTTTATCAAGACGCTGAGTCAGAACTTTGCGGTAGTGATTAACGGAGCGCGGCGCACCCGTTTTTTCCAGCGCCGGCATCAGGTGCAGCACATCGGCGGCATCATCTTCGTTGATCCGCTGGTTGCCGTGCCAAATCAGCACCATCTGCTCGAGGTGGGGGAAGAACCAGACGGTGGTGGCACGCAGCGCGATCTCCTCAAACAGGATCTCCTCCCCGCGCTGGCGCTGAATAAAGCAGCGCGCCTGCCACGGCGGTAAAGTGCCTTCCTGCACCGGCTTTTGCGGATGCATGTTCCAGATGCGCCAGGCGGCCTGCGGCGGCAGTGAATCACGCTCCTCCCACCACTGATCGGGGCTGGCGGCATTGAACACGCGCCAGTCGATATCCGGGGCGAAACCGGGGAAATCATTCTGCAGCCAGCGCGCATCATAGTTTTTGCCCATCCGGCGGAAACGGCGCGGCCAGGTCAGGTCCAGCGGCCCAAAGCTTGCCGGCTCGGGTTTCATGCGCGGCGACACTACGCGCTGTTGCAGCGCTTCGATATTTGGCAGGCGACGGAACTGCGTGCCGCTATGGTTTTCCAACACCGCGCCGATTCCGTGCGGGTTCTCTTCATACCCTTCACCACCAAACGCGCGGCTCCAGTCGAGGCGCATCTGTTCAAACGGTTTTGGTGCGGTCGCCCTTGAGCCTGCCCAGTAACGATCGCCGGTCACAGCGAGGGTTTTGGTCAGCGTGTCGACTTCGATGCGAACGGCGCAGGCTGTTTTATCCTGATGGTGCTGCGTATAGGCATAACCGGTAGCGAGAAACTCAGCGCGCGCCTTCGGCATCGCCATATCCAGCACGCCGCCGCTGGTTTGCAACTCGCTGGCCGCCAGTTGCCAGAGTTCAACTTCGGGACGAAGCTTTGGCGCAGCACTCATATCAGCCAGCGCCATCACAGCAACGCCCAGATGGTTCTGGCCCTGCAAACGGAACGGACGGTTTAACACGCTTAGCCGCAGCGGTTTGATAATCTTCATATAACTTCCTTTGGAAGATTAAGAGTGGTGTTGGCGTCTGAGAAAAAGGGTTATTTCAGTACGCTCGGAAGAGTATGTTTATTTTGTGTGGGATCGCTGCGCAAATAAATGATCGGCACCGTTGCGCCAACATTGTATTGCGTCATTTCCATGGTTTAGAAACACGTTACAGTATTTTTTTGAGTATAAAAATTCATTGACAATCGCCAGTCATTATTTTTACTCAAATATTCAGCTGTAACTTCTTAGCATTAAATGCAACCACTAATTATTAACAACGCTTGCATTCCAAACGCCACTCAAACTTTCGAAAAACATTAAAGCCAAATTGCTTTGATGGATAGCCAAGTAAAATGCTCTAATTTCAATCATCTAAAACTAATGGTTTATCTGTAATAGCAATATGATTAGGATTGATTGGATCGTACTTAATGAGACAAATAAAGAGGAGGCCAAACAAGACTGATAATAACCCTACCATCAAGCCACTGCATTATTAATTGTAATTATTAAAGTCTATATATATGATGCCCATCTTTCCTTTTGTCTCTTTCTTTACTTTTATACTTAATCCCTTCCTTAGCATATGAATTTTTTCAGGCGCAATTAGAGTTGTTGCAGTGTACAATTTTTGTTCATTGGGTAGAAAAAAATCAACACCGTAAAAGCAATCGCTCCCATATTTGACGTTTAATTTTCTCCATGATTGAATTTTCGTTTGTATCACCGCTCCCTGCCAACGAGTTCTGGAAAGAAAAAAGTTTACGCCTGAAATATCACTTTCATCTTGTTTTTCTAAAAAATAAAACCAAGCGGTAACTGCTATTGTTAATATAATGCCTCCATACATAAAATATTTAGAGCACTCTTCCAGAGCCATTATTTCACCCCCAATTGCCAAGTTACTATAACAAGAAGTCCTTGTATTTATAGCTTCACCCTCAACAAAAACATCAACTTCTCCATGCGCAATGAATGTTACTTTACAAATAATATCTTCACACAGACCTACTTTTACATCTTGAACCGAGCCTTCATCATTAACCAAAATTTCATTTTGCTCTACTGAATGTTTAGCCGCCTTAAGCTACAGTTGCCACGACTTTTTGTATGTAACATTACGGCATCCGATAAATCATTTTTACGGAAAATTCGCATGCCATTGAGATATTATAAAAAATAAAATTACATGCATTAAAAAAACAGATAATGCGTGCCAAGTAAAAAAGGAGTTACTGATGCTTATGTATAATAAAATGTTAATGCAGTTTGAAAATAAATATTTATTAAAGGCATTCTCAATCTGCATTTTCTATACGTTTTAACCTTACTCACCTAATATTATTGGCTTGTTGTGCATTGCGATCTTTTTAGGGTCTTTGGGATCATACTTAATAGTCAACCCATTACCAGCCTTATAATTATCAATCTCATCTAATGCCAGGGCTTCTTTTATACTAGCCTCAACCTCCTGACCATCTTGCGTCTTAAAATGGACAGTAATCTGATATATGGGCTTATTACCCCCCCATGATGTAGTCTGATGTGAAGCAATGATGTCTGCCTCAACTGCAACACCTGTTTTAGCCACCCGACTTTCAGTAAAGCCGCTTTTAATTGTGGGCATTATCTCTGTTACTATCATTCGACCGAACGCAAACACTCCGACAACCACTAATAACACAGTTCCAACACTTGAAATTGAATCAAACATCATTACCTCTACTTAAACAAGAAGGGTTAAAGCTTTTGAACTCCAATGAATACCACCTGAAGTAATAAAAGCGCCTATCTTTTTCATTTCCATCGCAGAGTTTTTTAACTCAAATGACTTGTGTGAAAATGAGATGGGGTTAATGCTAGCACTAGTTTGCATATAGGCGAAACTAGCTCCTTTAAATGAAATTGACAGAAGTTCACTCGTAGTGTGCTTTTTGAAGTAGGTGATCGCTTTTTCAGCAAACGAGTGCTTATTAGTATCAGTTGTTTCGAAAATAGGTGAGTCGATCAAAACTTTCTCGCCGCTCTTTATCTTTATTAACTTAGGGCTATAAAAAGAAATTTCTCCGTCATTGACATTTTGAGTCCAATTGCCGCCGTTGACATTTACCAGCAGGCCTCCATCACCGATTTCTATATCCTGCCCGTTATCATATTTTCCCGTCAACATCTGAGTAACATGATGTAGCTCGGCCCCATCTATATTCGTCTCTCTTCCATCTTTAATTGTCACGTTATCACCACCACTGGTTATATTCAGCTTACGCCCATTCTTAATGGTTTCCGTCTGGCTGTTATTAAAGGTCGTGGTTTCCTCTTGATCGACAGTGGTCGTGCGCTTTGCCCGATAATAAAATGACGCATCACCGGTAACATCGTCCTTCTGCTCTTTCAGGATGGTGGTGGTACGATTGCCATCGACATTAACCGTTTTGTCATTTTCGACGGAGACTTTCATGTCTTTTTCGGAGTGCAATTCAACGGCTTCGCTGCCGGGGCGATCCTCGAAGAAGAGATAGCTGGCGTTGTCTTTGTTGCCATCCTTACTGCGCGTCATAAAGCCCATGCGCGTTGAATCATCGGGCAGTGACCATGGCGGCATGCTCGCTTCGTTGTAGACGCGTCCTGTCACAATCGGGCGGTCCGGGTCGCCGTTGATGAAGTCAATCACCACCTCATCACCCACGCGCGGAATTTGTACCCCGCCGAAGCCCTGGCCTGCCCACGCGCTCGACACGCGCACCCAGCAGGAGCTGGTGTCGTCCCCTTTCGCCTGCCGGTCCCAGTGGAATTTCACCTTTATCCGGCCATATTTATCTGTCCAGATACTCTCGCCCTGCGGGCCGACCACCTTCGCCGTCTGCGGGCCGTGGGTTTTCGGCCACGCCGTCACCGGTGCCGGGCGGAACACCACCGAGGAGGGAATCACGGTGAAGTCGGTACGGTGCACCGTCTCGCCGTCCGACCCGCTGGCGTAGCGGTTCTCCTCGAGGAAGTAGTTTGCCTCGGTGGTCAGGTACTCGCCGTTATCGCTGAAGAACGGCGCGTTGTAGAGCGCAAAGGTGTGGCCCGGCGCGATACCCGTCGCTGTGGCGGTGGCCTGAATCTGCTGGTGCTCCACCTGCCAGCGCTCCTGGCGGATGCGGGCGTAGTATTCGCCGTGACCGTGCTCGACAAAGCGTCCAGGCCAGTCGTAGACGTCAATGCTCCCCGGCTGCGGCGAGGCAGGGTTCTGCCGGGCCTGGAACAGCCACGCGTTCGGTTTGCGGAAGTCGTAGTCATCGAGGCTGTAGATACCCGGCGTCACGCTGTCCTCCAGCGCCCACTGGCTGATGCCCTCTTCGCTGGTGCTGCCGCCGGACGGCGTCGGGTGGTAGGGAATGGTTTCGTACCCGCTGAAGGGCTGGTGTTCGGTGGCGGCGTCCGTCAGCACCATCACATGCCGGTCGGC
This Kosakonia cowanii JCM 10956 = DSM 18146 DNA region includes the following protein-coding sequences:
- a CDS encoding DUF3540 domain-containing protein: MTNINHQLLMAAIPSGQFSAQVTHCFEDGSLMVESEGRGWHCRRAVSCVIAPQAGDTVLISAVDNQMWLLAVLERQNPASAAELSVQGDLHIASQGALSLSSEALNISAAKGECHISEMNYSGDKISAWVSLSRIVGKRAESVWQTVTQISQQLFRTTRQMEHVRAGQLDMKAEDYLRMHAQNTVITSKAITKVDSEQIHMG
- a CDS encoding DUF3592 domain-containing protein; amino-acid sequence: MMFDSISSVGTVLLVVVGVFAFGRMIVTEIMPTIKSGFTESRVAKTGVAVEADIIASHQTTSWGGNKPIYQITVHFKTQDGQEVEASIKEALALDEIDNYKAGNGLTIKYDPKDPKKIAMHNKPIILGE
- a CDS encoding pentapeptide repeat-containing protein; this translates as MKRLTAAELQQKIKGGEAIMEFSLDGLDLQGCDLSGAIFQEVSLQGANLQGANLKESVFTECQLSGANLAATTLEETVFNQCEMAGITASGAMLTRCVFNDCNLAKSDFSRISSDTSQFMRCALEQSLFSGSTFDRSTFYETPLGGAKLNNCTNLMTTLFGIDLRDVDLQASQFERTVFFNCDQRGKHYAKHKFTGCQFTDNQLDGADFNGAQLTQCNFKGASLKQAQLRGVNATQALFMEADLSGAQAQGSLFDQAIFVGATLNKASFKQSRFFQSILQQTTAQEAEFTLCDLTYADFSAADVRLADFRGASFSRTRFHRARQDNARFADRKGILEYDEELLAAEAWSAERHSRIYGDSL
- a CDS encoding DUF2169 domain-containing protein yields the protein MKIIKPLRLSVLNRPFRLQGQNHLGVAVMALADMSAAPKLRPEVELWQLAASELQTSGGVLDMAMPKARAEFLATGYAYTQHHQDKTACAVRIEVDTLTKTLAVTGDRYWAGSRATAPKPFEQMRLDWSRAFGGEGYEENPHGIGAVLENHSGTQFRRLPNIEALQQRVVSPRMKPEPASFGPLDLTWPRRFRRMGKNYDARWLQNDFPGFAPDIDWRVFNAASPDQWWEERDSLPPQAAWRIWNMHPQKPVQEGTLPPWQARCFIQRQRGEEILFEEIALRATTVWFFPHLEQMVLIWHGNQRINEDDAADVLHLMPALEKTGAPRSVNHYRKVLTQRLDKEKGALFAFREKDLVPEEAIGPWIDNEVQQNHSPMRENQNARATQLREQHRARLEAQGGDVSDLMKAFDEPELPKLDELPEFIEEMERKAAEMQQQAEARKAEMEAKYPDAANDENRPRGPESMHRMNDMLERNVSQMSEKKLAQSREALHQMYLMSAAQQPPAIKLTGDIALIIRQRAERTMAQGGDFSGLDLTGADFSGMDLSGANFTHTLLECANLSDCKLDGANFTQAMLARADLQNASLRDCCLDKASLALAQCKGTGFQGAQFNETEMTGALFDTCDFSHARLNNLLFRETGFSECRFNYATIDSGVFMELTLPKPDFSHAVMNKTSFIKCELQHASFAAAQLESCSWVESQLEEANFAGVTLVTCAVASGGTLARADFSGAHLKQSNLRQAVLTGARFTRARLNNSDLSEAQCEAADFSGATLTGSMFIRTDFRRARLNEANLMGAMLQKSRLEGADLSFANLFRADLSQSFTSETTQLQGAYTKRVKTLPKRDGEVI
- a CDS encoding DUF4150 domain-containing protein, whose product is MFANCQLMGVDLAFPDVCLTPMPAPTPIPYPDIALGPTAIPNALNILFMGMPAHNMATVTPLTNGDNPGVATGVASGTVMGPSRHLTGAFTVLLKGTPATRLTSVSLQNSTNAIGMRIVPSQFKVLMLAP
- a CDS encoding type VI secretion system Vgr family protein; translated protein: MLNRITVKLPVDGLLFWKLTGREALSEAFAFSLTVLGTDARIDRSQLLGQPVTVNVPTQGIAGGMRHFNGKITRVAVSATEMSGTRYAVYRLTVEPDVWPMKRDRNLCIFQEQTVPQIVKTLLGEYQVNLEDRLTGSYRSWGYCVQYQESSFDFISRLMELEGIAYHFSHEADRHVMVLTDAATEHQPFSGYETIPYHPTPSGGSTSEEGISQWALEDSVTPGIYSLDDYDFRKPNAWLFQARQNPASPQPGSIDVYDWPGRFVEHGHGEYYARIRQERWQVEHQQIQATATATGIAPGHTFALYNAPFFSDNGEYLTTEANYFLEENRYASGSDGETVHRTDFTVIPSSVVFRPAPVTAWPKTHGPQTAKVVGPQGESIWTDKYGRIKVKFHWDRQAKGDDTSSCWVRVSSAWAGQGFGGVQIPRVGDEVVIDFINGDPDRPIVTGRVYNEASMPPWSLPAAATQMGFLSRSKDGSVDNANALRFEDKAGEEQVWIQAERNLDVHVKNDASHSIGSNHSHYVRKNELHRVEANQIHVVKGQTENLTGKGKLDAAVEQFIIASGTQLRLVSGDSAIELNANGKINLIGKSFNFFVEEDGHITTGGKLHLNTDGTPAPTAAPGSGHKGDIHTAVERFFSPQSGVKHAAPAATATASPPAQKPIAKYKAPPPLKGDYVYSNEKSKKLFMPFSDGVIEKINSSPKMQQDLKKLLDDEWNIAPNVPGSGSWTDTDNKLMVLDPEHMANDDEGVITLAHELGHATSPYTQDLTSRTNFVNSMLNDEGYATLNEIEVRREIYHNMGVDIGSVSGSQNEIKYIKIFKDMDGGKITRNAASKAIGEIYRRGEVASSSLTDEVYEEHYGKMYDAKKSKP
- a CDS encoding type VI secretion system Vgr family protein → MQDRITVKLPVDGLLFWKLTGREALSEAFAFSLTVLGTDARIDRSQLLGQPVTVNVPTQGIAGGMRHFNGKITRVAVSATEMSGTRYAVYRLTVEPDVWPMKRDRNLRIFQEQTVPQIVKTLLGEYQVNLEDRLTGSYRSWGYCVQYQESSFDFISRLMELEGIAYHFSHEADRHVMVLTDAATEHQPFSGYETIPYHPTPSGGSTSEEGISQWALEDSVTPGIYSLDDYDFRKPNAWLFQARQNPASPQPGSIDVYDWPGRFVEHGHGEYYARIRQERWQVEHQQIQATATATGIAPGHTFALYNAPFFSDNGEYLTTEANYFLEENRYASGSDGETVHRTDFTVIPSSVVFRPAPVTAWPKTHGPQTAKVVGPQGESIWTDKYGRIKVKFHWDRQAKGDDTSSCWVRVSSAWAGQGFGGVQIPRVGDEVVIDFINGDPDRPIVTGRVYNEASMPPWSLPDDSTRMGFMTRSKDGNKDNASYLFFEDRPGSEAVELHSEKDMKVSVENDKTVNVDGNRTTTILKEQKDDVTGDASFYYRAKRTTTVDQEETTTFNNSQTETIKNGRKLNITSGGDNVTIKDGRETNIDGAELHHVTQMLTGKYDNGQDIEIGDGGLLVNVNGGNWTQNVNDGEISFYSPKLIKIKSGEKVLIDSPIFETTDTNKHSFAEKAITYFKKHTTSELLSISFKGASFAYMQTSASINPISFSHKSFELKNSAMEMKKIGAFITSGGIHWSSKALTLLV